CATGGAGGAAGGAGTGGGGGTTGCCCTTGGCCAGCTCGGCGGCTTCCTGGGTATTCACCACATCGTAGGGAACGGCGGCCACCTGGGCGGCCAGTTCGGGCCGGGGGCGGAACGCGCGGAAAGGCTTCAGCTGGGACATGGACACCTGCCTGGGGGAAGGGGGCCCCAACGGGGGCGCACTGGCGCCATTATTCCCCGATAGGTTCCCTTTGCAGAGCCCTTTGAAATGGTTTTGACGAAAGTCCCAAACTTCTGGGAAATTCACCGCGAATCGTCAAGGCCCGAGACCCACCGCAGACGGGTCTGGCCGCCGGGGTTTGGCTCATAGGCCTTCCCGTTGGGTTCTATGCGGCCTGTGCATGCTTGGTGTCAGGCCTCGCCGAATTCGGGACGACGGTGGTCGGAAAGCATGGCGGCGTTCATGAGCAATTCCGTGAGGGCCAGGTCGATGGTCTGCTCCACCCGGCAGGTCTCCACGAACTCGATGTCGGGGCGGTCCCAGGTGAGGATCTCGTAGGCCGCGGGAAGCCCTTCCTCGGCCCGGTAGGCGGCGTGCACCACCTCACCGTTCTTGAGATACATCAGGCCCATGCCCGCTTCGGAGTTGACGGTGAGGGTGCAGGATTTCTTTTCCCAGTTCAGCAGCTGGAGGATGCTGTTGAGCCCGATGCCGCGGATGAGCCCGCTGGGTTCCAGGGCGGCGGCGGCCTTGATGGCGTCCATGAGGATGGTGAGCCGGGGCGGCTTGGTGAGGATGCGGATGGCACCCAGCTGCAACGGTGTGTTCAGGTGCTGGCTCTGATCCAGGCCCGTCATGACGATGATGGGCACCTGGGGGTAGAAGCGGCTGGCCTTGGCGATGAGGTTGAAGCCATCCATCACGGGCATGTTGAGGTCGGTCACCAGCACGTGCACGGGCTCGTGGCGGAGGACCTCCATGGCCTGGCCGCCGTTTTCGGCCATGAGGATCTTGAAGCCCGGCAGGCCCTTCAGCCCGGCCCGGTAGAGGCTCAGGGTGGCGCGATCATCCTCCACCACCAGCAGGGTCTTGGTGGGGGCTTCAGGCTGGGGCAGGGGACGTGGGCGGCTGGGAAGGCTCATGGGCACCGATCAGCATACCTTTTCGGCAGGGTCTTATCGCTCCTCGCCTTTTGGGACGCGGCGGGCCGGGGCGGGCTCCAGGGCCAGGATGGCCAGGGCCTCCCTGGCATCGGCCGGGCGCTGAGCTTCCCAGTCCAGCACCCAGGGGGGCAGCTCGGCGTCCTCGTAGTCCCGCACCTTGCGGTGCCAGCTCACCAGGGACTGCACCACGGCCTCGTGGGTGTTCTCGGTCCGGGGCGGGATGTGGCCCTCCCAGATGGGCTCCTTGAAATACTTGCGCAGGGTGGCTTCGGCGGGTTTGCCCCATACGGCGTAGGTGCGGTCGAGCGGGCCGCCGATGGGCTTCTGGTTGAGGTTCTCGCCGTAGAGGTAGTAGAAGACGGCGTCGCCATCGCTCCAGTGGCGCAGCACCCCGAAGGCGCCCTTCAGCAGCAGGTTCTGCAGGTCGAGGTCCAGGGGTTTGTCCGTGCGGAAGTCCCAGGGCCCCACGTGGGCGTGGGCCACGGAGGGATAGCCCACCTCGGTGATCATCACGGGCTTGGGCCCCTTGGCGTCGGCGAAGCGGGCGCCCAGGGTGCGGGCCTTGTAGACGATCCACCACCAGGCGTCGCGGATCTGTTCGGGCGTGGGGTAGTCGTCGTACTTGGCGATGGGATCGTAGGTGTTGATGCCGATCACATCGAGGCAGTCGCCGAAGGTGAAGCTGTCGTGGCTGTCGAAGTTCACGCTGTAGACCAGCTTGCCGTGGAAGACCTTCCGCACCTCGGCGGCCAGGTGGCGCCACTGATCCGGAAAGCGGTGGGTGGAGGCCATCTCGGTGCCGAGGCTGTACCACTCCACGCCGCCTTCCTGCGCCAGGGCCGCCAGGCGCACGTTGAAGGCCGTGTAGTTCTTCCACCAGAGGTTCCAGTCATCGGGCGCGATGTTGCCGCGCCACCAGTCCGCGTTCTCGGCCTCGTCCCGCATGTTGATGGTGGGGAAGAACATCATCCGCAGGCCGCGGACGTGGGCTTGATGGAAGGTGAGGCGCAGGCTCTCCTCGGTGGGACTGGAGGTGGGATGGCGGCGGATGTCGTTGCTGTGGCCCGTGTCCATGCGGTAGATGGCCTGCAGGCTCACGCAGGTGGCGCCGGTGGCGGCGATGCGATCCAGCTCCTCGCGGTAGTCGTAGTCGGGCACACCGGCGTAGAGGCCCAGCACCATGCCCCGGGGCTGGGGCACCAGGGCCTTGCGCTGCATGCGCCGCACGTAGAAGAGGGTGAGGGGCAGGACGAGGATGGCGATGAGGGCGAGGATGCGGCGGGGCATGAAGACTCCAGCCTCCAGGTTACAGGCTCCTAGAGCCGCTGCACCCGCACCTGCACGATGCGCGTGCCCTCCATGCGCAGCACGGTCAGCAGGGCGCCCTCCACGGCCACGGATTCCTGGGGTTCGGGGATGCGGCCCAGCCGGGCCATGACCAGGCCGGCCAGGGTGTCGAAGCCCTCCCGCTCCCAGGCCACGCCCAGGGTTTCGGCCACGTCCTCCACATGGGCCTGGCCGGAGACGAACCATACGCCCGGCGTCTGTTCCTGCAGTTCCG
This sequence is a window from Geothrix sp. PMB-07. Protein-coding genes within it:
- a CDS encoding response regulator, with protein sequence MSLPSRPRPLPQPEAPTKTLLVVEDDRATLSLYRAGLKGLPGFKILMAENGGQAMEVLRHEPVHVLVTDLNMPVMDGFNLIAKASRFYPQVPIIVMTGLDQSQHLNTPLQLGAIRILTKPPRLTILMDAIKAAAALEPSGLIRGIGLNSILQLLNWEKKSCTLTVNSEAGMGLMYLKNGEVVHAAYRAEEGLPAAYEILTWDRPDIEFVETCRVEQTIDLALTELLMNAAMLSDHRRPEFGEA